The Sphingomonas sp. OV641 DNA window GGCTCAGCACCACCGAGGCCCGGTGCTCGCGCAGCCGGCCGGCGATTCGCGCGATCTCGCGCTCCGAATAGTCGGTCGCCTCGACCACGACATGGCCGTACGCCGGGCCGAGCGTAACGAAGTCGCCCTCCGGATCGATCACCACCTGTTGCACCTGCCCGGCCGACCGTTCGAGCAGTCGGCGCAGCAGATGCGATTTTCCCGAGCCCGAATTGCCCTGCACGAGCAAGCGGGTGGCGAGCAGTTCCTCAAGGTCGATCAGGACCGGCGCGCCCGAGGTGTCGGCGCCCATGTCCACGGCTATCGTCATGCGGCCGCGTTTGGCCGATGTGCGGGAGTCGGCGCAAGGCTTGATGAAGCGGGGGCCGCGCGCGTATGGCCGCGCGCATGGCAGGTCATTCCAAATTCAAGAACATCATGCACCGCAAGGGTGCGCAGGATAAGAAGCGTTCGGGCATGTTCTCGAAGCTGAGCCGCGAAATCACCGTCGCGGCGAAGATGGGGCTTCCCGATCCCGACATGAACCCGCGCCTGCGCGCGGCGGTGAACGCCGCCAAGGCGCAGTCGATGCCCAAGGACAATATCCAGCGCGCGATCGACAAGGCGAGCCGGGGCGACGCGGAGAATTACGAGGAAATCCGCTACGAGGGCTTTGGCCCCGGCGGTGTGAGCCTGATCATCGAGGCGCTGAGCGACAATCGCAACCGCACCGCCACCAATGTGCGCACCGCGGTGAGCAAGAACGGCGGCAATCTGGGCGCATCCGGATCGGTCAGCCATGGCTTCGATCGACTGGGGCTGATCAACTATCCGGCGAGCGTCGGTGACAGCGAAAAGGTGTTCGAGGCCGCGCTGGAGGCGGGCGCCGAGGATGTGACGTCGAGCGAGGACGGGCACGAGATCTGGACCGCGCAGGCCGACCTCCACGAAGTCGCCAAGGCGCTGGAGCCGGTGCTGGGCGAGGCGGAAAGCGCAAAGCTCGCCTGGCGGCCGCAGACGATGGTCGCGGTGGACGAGAGCGACGCGGCGACGCTGTTCAAGCTGATCGATGCGCTGGACGATGACGACGACGTCCAGCAGGTGTGGGGCAACTACGAAGTGTCGGACGAGGTGATGGCGAAGCTGGGGTAACCTCGGGCTATAAGCTCCTATCCTTCAGGGAAGGGTTGGGTGGGGCAGTGACGAGCGAACGTGAACTGCTCGATCGGGCGAAGGCGATGCGCGGCGATTCCGGTCGTGGGAGAAACGGCCTTGGCGGCACCTCTCCAACAGCGGCGTAGGTGAGAATATCGAGGGTGTGGTGCTGACGATTGTGAACGTCTTGAAGGATCAGCCCGATCGCTGGTCCGGCCCCCACCCCAACTCCTCCCCTGAAGGGGAGGAGC harbors:
- a CDS encoding YebC/PmpR family DNA-binding transcriptional regulator, which codes for MAGHSKFKNIMHRKGAQDKKRSGMFSKLSREITVAAKMGLPDPDMNPRLRAAVNAAKAQSMPKDNIQRAIDKASRGDAENYEEIRYEGFGPGGVSLIIEALSDNRNRTATNVRTAVSKNGGNLGASGSVSHGFDRLGLINYPASVGDSEKVFEAALEAGAEDVTSSEDGHEIWTAQADLHEVAKALEPVLGEAESAKLAWRPQTMVAVDESDAATLFKLIDALDDDDDVQQVWGNYEVSDEVMAKLG